A stretch of the Corylus avellana chromosome ca6, CavTom2PMs-1.0 genome encodes the following:
- the LOC132184667 gene encoding transcription factor MYB123-like: MGRRPCCAKEGLNRGAWTALEDKILAAYIRAHGEGKWRNLPKRAGLKRCGKSCRLRWLNYLRPDIKRGNISNDEEELIVRLHNLLGNRWSLIAGRIPGRTDNEIKNYWNTTLAKKAKAQKIHSSSPPAQQSSLSRSRNKKMTVEPKKGEPLAPKPSQAAATPPHVFRTKAIRCTKVLIPALTSPNEHHSFNSSTAIDPAEPQAIQSDQDKGNLEVHRGTEELHETCAGDSDFFSLSCNEFQACSHEYAEGEHNFNNSTCMGPDQSPYFDEAMFKDWTSNYCLEERANLDLESLAFLLDSQEWP, translated from the exons atggggagGAGGCCATGCTGCGCCAAAGAAGGACTCAACCGCGGAGCATGGACTGCCTTGGAAGATAAAATACTTGCTGCTTACATTAGAGCCCATGGAGAAGGCAAATGGAGAAACCTCCCCAAGAGAGCTG GTCTGAAGAGATGTGGTAAGAGCTGTAGACTTAGATGGTTGAATTATTTAAGGCCGGATATTAAGAGAGGTAACATATCAAATGATGAAGAAGAACTCATTGTCAGACTCCATAATCTTCTTGGCAACAG ATGGTCTCTAATAGCTGGAAGGATACCTGGGCGAACAGACAATGAAATCAAGAACTACTGGAACACCACCCTAGCAAAGAAAGCCAAGGCTCAAAAAATTCACTCATCTTCACCACCTGCCCAACAAAGTTCCCTGAGCAGATCTCGAAACAAAAAGATGACAGTTGAACCTAAGAAAGGTGAGCCGCTGGCACCGAAGCCTTCGCAGGCTGCAGCAACTCCGCCCCACGTATTCCGAACCAAGGCCATTAGATGCACCAAGGTGCTGATCCCGGCGCTGACATCTCCAAACGAACATCATTCTTTCAACTCATCAACCGCCATAGACCCAGCGGAGCCTCAAGCGATTCAAAGTGATCAAGATAAGGGTAATTTAGAAGTTCACCGTGGAACTGAAGAGCTTCACGAGACTTGTGCTGGAGACTCCGATTTCTTCAGTTTGAGCTGCAACGAGTTTCAAGCCTGCAGCCATGAATATGCAGAGGGGGAGCATAACTTCAACAACAGTACGTGTATGGGTCCTGACCAGTCCCCATATTTTGACGAGGCAATGTTCAAGGATTGGACATCAAATTACTGTCTCGAGGAACGTGCCAATTTGGATCTAGAATCTTTGGCATTTTTGCTTGATTCTCAGGAGTGGCCGTGA